GACCTGGAAGAGGTCACCGTCGGCGCCGGGCGCATCGTGCTCCCAGAGCGAGAAGTGCACCAGCTCCCACGTGCGCGTGTCCACGGCCGCCGCGGCGAGGACCGCGCCGTCCTGTGCCGCGAGCCGTCCCGCCTCGGCCGCCGCGTCGCTCATGAAGGCCGCCAACTCCACGCCGTCCGGGACCGGTTGGCGGCGCCGCACGGCGAACCGTGGCGCCGACCCGCTCGCGGCGCCCTCCTCGAACGCCAGGCCCGTCCACTGCCGGACCGCCGGCCGCCCGAAGTCGTTCACCGGCCCCTGGAAGGCCCCTCCCCACAGGAAGCCGTTCATGCCCTCCATGGTGTTCCACAGGTAGAACGGCCCGTACTGGTTCACCGGCGAGCCGTGCACCCCGCGCTCGCGCAGCAGATACGTCTTGACGCCGAGCCCCTCCCAGTCGTCCAGCAGATGCCCCACCCGGGCGACGCGGGAGCGGATGACGCCCATGTCGTAGTCGGCGGGCAGGGTGAACTCGTACTGCATGGCGTGCATGCCCCGGTCCTCTCTCGGGTTCGCGGATCACTGCTCGGGTGCGGGATCTCGCGTCTCAGGCGCGGTGGTCCGCCACGGGCGTGTGGTGTCCGGGAGTCCGGGGCGCCAGCAGAGCGAGCAGACCGCGGACGCCGGCGTCGAAGGCGGCGGGGGAACCGGAGGCGCGGGCGAGGACATAGCCGCCCTGCACGGTCGCGAGGACGGCGGCGGCGATCTCCTCGCCGTCCAGCGACGGCGCGAACTGGCCCTGGCGCTTGCCCTCTTCGACGATCCCGGCGATCCGCTGCCGGATCCAGGCGAGCGTCGCGTCCACCGGCGCGCGCAGCTCGTCGTCGGCCATCACGTCCGGGTCCATGGTCAGCCGGCCGACCGGGCAGCCCCGCAGCACGTCACGCTCGCGCCGCAGATACGCCTCGATGCGCTCGTACGGCGTGCCCGGACCGCCGAGGGCCCGCTCGGCGGCCTCGCGCAGCTCGTGCGCCGTCCGGCGGATCGCCGCCAGGGCGAGGTCCGGCTTGCCCTTGAAGTGGTGGTACATGCTGCCCTGTCCGGCGCCGGCGCGCTCGAGGATCGCCTTGGGGCTCGTGCCCACGTACCCGCGCTCCCACAGCAGCTCGCGGGTGGACTCGATCAGTCGTTCCGGGGTGCTCCTCATGATCCCACTGTACATACTAGTAGTTACAGTCGGCCAGTGGTCAGGGGAGCAGTCCGCCGCTCCCGGCGTACTCCCCGCGAGGTAGCCGCACTGCC
This genomic interval from Streptomyces sp. NBC_00557 contains the following:
- a CDS encoding DUF4865 family protein is translated as MHAMQYEFTLPADYDMGVIRSRVARVGHLLDDWEGLGVKTYLLRERGVHGSPVNQYGPFYLWNTMEGMNGFLWGGAFQGPVNDFGRPAVRQWTGLAFEEGAASGSAPRFAVRRRQPVPDGVELAAFMSDAAAEAGRLAAQDGAVLAAAAVDTRTWELVHFSLWEHDAPGADGDLFQVLHLSAPGRDRLRRGRQW
- a CDS encoding TetR/AcrR family transcriptional regulator encodes the protein MYSGIMRSTPERLIESTRELLWERGYVGTSPKAILERAGAGQGSMYHHFKGKPDLALAAIRRTAHELREAAERALGGPGTPYERIEAYLRRERDVLRGCPVGRLTMDPDVMADDELRAPVDATLAWIRQRIAGIVEEGKRQGQFAPSLDGEEIAAAVLATVQGGYVLARASGSPAAFDAGVRGLLALLAPRTPGHHTPVADHRA